In Agrobacterium sp. RAC06, a single window of DNA contains:
- the hemW gene encoding radical SAM family heme chaperone HemW: protein MTDRSFTLLPDTGEPGFGVYVHWPFCAAKCPYCDFNSHVRHQPVDQARFVAAFLAELKAVRAMSGPKTVTSVFMGGGTPSLMDPSTVGAILDGIAANWHMPDGIEITMEANPSSVEATRFHGYRAAGVNRVSLGVQALNDPDLKFLGRLHDVADALKAIRLAREIFPRMSFDLIYARPNQTVEAWERELKEAMSYAVDHLSLYQLTIEEGTAFYGLHKAGKLIVPDDEHAATLYEATQEITACEGLPAYEVSNHARPGAESRHNLTYWRYGDYAGIGPGAHGRLTQGRTKIATVAERHPETWLSAVEQNGHGIIEREELDHEAQADELLLMGLRLREGVDLARWQQLSGRDPDPDKEQFLLDQGFIERLGNSRLRCTPPGMLILDAVVADLAC from the coding sequence TTGACCGATCGGTCCTTCACGCTCCTGCCCGACACTGGCGAGCCTGGTTTCGGGGTCTACGTGCATTGGCCCTTCTGCGCGGCCAAGTGTCCGTATTGCGACTTCAACAGCCATGTGCGGCACCAGCCGGTCGATCAGGCGCGCTTCGTCGCCGCCTTTCTTGCCGAGCTGAAGGCTGTGCGGGCCATGTCCGGGCCGAAGACCGTCACCAGTGTCTTCATGGGCGGTGGTACGCCGTCGCTGATGGATCCCTCGACGGTCGGCGCGATCCTCGACGGCATTGCGGCCAACTGGCATATGCCAGACGGCATCGAGATCACCATGGAGGCGAACCCGTCCAGCGTCGAGGCGACCCGCTTCCACGGCTATCGGGCAGCGGGCGTCAATCGTGTTTCGCTCGGGGTGCAGGCGCTGAACGATCCAGACCTCAAGTTCCTCGGACGCCTGCATGATGTCGCCGATGCACTCAAGGCGATCCGACTGGCGCGCGAGATCTTCCCGCGCATGTCCTTCGACCTGATTTACGCCCGACCCAACCAGACGGTGGAAGCATGGGAGCGTGAGCTGAAGGAGGCGATGTCGTATGCCGTCGATCATCTTTCGCTCTACCAGTTGACGATCGAAGAAGGCACAGCCTTCTATGGCCTGCACAAGGCCGGCAAGCTGATTGTCCCCGATGACGAGCATGCCGCCACACTCTACGAGGCGACGCAGGAAATCACCGCGTGTGAAGGACTGCCGGCCTATGAGGTTTCCAACCACGCCCGCCCGGGCGCGGAGAGCCGCCATAACCTGACCTACTGGCGTTATGGCGATTACGCCGGCATCGGTCCAGGCGCGCATGGGCGCCTCACCCAGGGTCGCACGAAGATTGCAACGGTCGCCGAACGGCATCCGGAAACCTGGCTTTCGGCCGTCGAGCAGAATGGTCACGGCATTATCGAACGCGAAGAGCTCGATCACGAGGCGCAGGCCGACGAGCTTCTCCTGATGGGCTTGCGGCTTCGCGAGGGCGTAGATCTCGCCCGGTGGCAGCAGCTGTCCGGCCGCGACCCCGATCCGGACAAGGAGCAGTTTCTGCTGGATCAGGGCTTCATCGAGCGGCTCGGCAATTCGCGGCTGCGCTGCACACCGCCGGGCATGCTGATCCTCGACGCCGTGGTCGCGGATCTCGCCTGCTGA